gtaaatgatataataatatataattatattataatgtgtttatattattCACTTTAGTCAtgattgaaataataataatgataaattaaAGAAACCTTCTGATATTCCGATCATATCAGTCAGGTCTTTAATAGTCAATCGATGATTTTTGAGCACTAATTCCTTCACTTCATTGACGTGTTTGACATCTTTTAACGTCGATGGTCATCCGGAGCGCTTAAAGTCAGCTTCCCTCTCTTGTTGAACTCATTGTATCtcttataaacatttttctgcAACATGATAGATTCACTAAAGCCCTTCCGCAACATCCTCAACCCTTCCACAGTTGAAAATTTGATGCCACTTCTCTGCTCAATTAAATCAGACATTGTAACAATCGGAAAATGCTCTCTTGATTTACAAGCGTAATTATATTACTGATAATGACAATGACATGAAATTTTGTCCAGATGTCATTAACTGCTCAGTCAACTCAAGAAAAAAAGAGCCAGCCCGAAATGTTAAGCCCGCAAACTTTACTCCTTACTGTTTGGTTACAGAAGTATATCTAACAATAATATCTcactattataaataaaaaaaaacaaattagtaAACACTTACCAGAGATACTAAAATGCGTAATACTTTAGCTTTACTAGATAGTCTtgtcaattaattttcatacaCAATGCGTTGTACAGTAAATATTAGAGAATATTaagagtattttatttatacacactttacatatattttttgaaattaacaatACAATTGTTGCAACGTTTGTTCTCACATTCATCGCGTATCTAATTGAACCCAATCCCAAACGGATGaaataaagaatttgaattgagTGCAGTCCGAACGAGTTTGGAGAGAGTTCCCTCTTCAAATGGTGGGCAGATGATGCTCGGTGCGATGCAGCATCGCTGCATTCTTGTTCAGTGGCTGAAGCTTCACATAATCCTGATGGgtgtgatgatgatgctggttgcttggcagcagcggcaacgagGTGTTTGAAGTCTGTGCAAGGCAAAAGCtgattaataaacaataatattgtGAGAGGAATGCGAATTGAGTTTCACCTTTGATTTATCACGCGCTGCGGCAATAGCAGCCGCTTGTGCCGCTCCagtttgcagctgctgcgctgctgtgGCAAGCATGAACTGCTGTGAGgccaattgctgttgccggAGTGTTGCTGCCTCGAGACTATTGATGTGCTCCTGCTCCCGCTGTTTGGCTATGTAGTCATCGAAGTACGAGTGCTTGATGAGTTTGTCACATGACCAACGCTTGGCTGGATCCTTGTCCAGACACTTCTTCAGCACATCGATGGTTAGCGGATTTTGCAATGCCTTCGCTGGCATTTTATCCTCCAGCGGCTCAAGCGTGGGGGGCACTGGCAACGTTATGCCCTTGAAGTATTCGTTCTGGCCAAAGATCTGTATGTGTCTTGGCAGCAAATCGCCAAGTGTCTTGCGTATCAAATACAGTTGATCTACATCGCTGCGTCCCGGCCACAGCGCCTCGCCTCGCACCAGTTCCGCAAAGAGGCAACCAATGGCCCATACATCTACCGGAGTGCCGTATTGTGTATCACCTACAAGCAGCTCTGGTGCTCGATACCAGCGTGTTGCCACGTAATCTGTGTAGTTCTCGCCTGGGCTCAGCATTCGAGCGAATCCAAAGTCACAAAGCTTCACTTGACCCTGTGCCGTTAGAAGTATATTCTCCGGCTTGATGTCCCGATGCAGACAGCCCTGTTTGTGGCAATAGGCCACGCCCAGCAGTGTCTGGTAGCAGATCTGTTTGGTGAGTGGCTCCGGGCAGCCCTGTGGATGACGCTCCAGCTCGTGGAGCACTGTGAGCTCACAGAATTCGAAGACCAGATGCAGACGACGCTTGCGACGAAAGACCTCTAGAAGTGACACCAGATTCGGGTGCTTGAGAttctaaatgaaatatttaagaaatcattgaaatttttataaataatttcaatattataagTGTATTGTTTTATTCTAGTAAATTAGAGAAAcgaagaaaattaaataaaaattcaaattaatcaaagaaaatttgaatttattaaagctTGTAAaccaatttataaaattatacagatttaactaagtaaatataattctGAAACACAAAATAGACGCATAATTGAGTAAATATTGCTACACAAGTtattacattaattaattattacatactaattaattaataaattatttatagaaaaataattgaattatataaaaattaataaaaatttaataaatgatgaAATTCTTAATcgaatattcaaataatttattacgacttttaaaacaatttcgaaaattgtaaaaaattacgtatacgtattcgCATGGGTAGCGGTTATAACTATATTCTTGCTCACCTTGAGCAGCCTTATTTCGCGCAATGCTATTTTGCGTATGGCCGGATCATCTTCAGACTCGACGAATCTTTTCACTGCAACCAGGGCTCCAGTCTCGCGATCTCGACACTTGTAGACAACGCCGTAGGATCCCTCGCCCAATCGGCTGAGCTTCTCATACCGATCCATTTTGCTGCTACCTTGTGGTCTGAAATGGTTGTTAAATGTGGTTAGCATAATTCcaaataatattcacaaaCAATTAACATTGAATTCGAGTTTGAATTAGAAGTTTGCGAAAGTTGTTGTTAAATTAGTTTACCTTAGACTCAAACATTGACCACGTTTGATGTTTGCACGACGCATTGCTTTGCATTGAGCACATAGAATGTTAATGATGTTATTTGATTGACACGAACACATGAGAGAGAACACAATCACAtacgatatatgtatgtgcactACATTATACAGACAGTAGTTGTAGTAGTACGATTGAATGAGCGGTGATCTTTTCTTGgacaatttatttacagaTTTGAGTTTTGGTTCTTGATAATTTAGCTTGATATCCaaaagttgatttttgatttgcgaATCGTATTAGTTGTGTTAGTTTTTGTatgggtttctttttttattatttttggttttttgttgcaacgaaaacaaatgaGATTGGAAAAGTTTTCATGAGTTATTTGAATGCCAgtgaattaaaattttgttatacTATGATGATGAAATGATAAGATGTGAACATGTTCGCTTAGAATTtagaaatgtaaattaaatttattacgaaactaaaaatattattaattaattatatatttatataatgataatatttCGTAGAATGTAAACTTAATAGAAGCAAAAACTATCTagcttataaatatatacttaactACTCTTAGTTCCGCCTCTTTAGGCAATAAAAAACTTTCCTAAATTATAATCTACATCTGAGGTCAATATCCGCCTGacacaaattgttttgttcCCTAACATAGCATAACGCATATCTCTAGCTTCATTAGAATCATATAAAATCGATACTACTAAAATACTTAATAGAACTTAGCCAGCACCCCACAAAGTAGACCCTTGGGTCCGTGAAAACAAGGCTGTAATCGATTTTctagctttagctttaatgCGTGTCCTTTTCAGTCAAAATGGCGTTTTCTGGTCGAGTGTATATGAAATTCGAGAATATTTTAGCTGATTTCACATAAATGATAAGCTTAAAAGCAACATTTGTTCATAATGTTTCAATGTCAGGCCGAGGTAACTGAACTTTGAGAGGGTTTCTCTGGACCCGCAATCGaaatcgaaacaaaaaaaaaacacacaaaacgagTGGGAAACCTCATAACATGTGTGCGGTACATTAACAtggaaaatgcaattaaattaaatattcatgtgCGGATACAAGGTCTAAGTGCCAAATGGAACGGGAGAAAACGAACAAATGCAATGCGAATAAGAACGAATATAAATAGCGAAAACAAGAACTGTGGCGAAGCTGTCGAGCTGAGCAGGAAAGCACTTACCTAGTAGGTATCCATCTGGCTAGAATTTGACGTATTTGCCACTAGTGAGAAATATGTCGAAATGttttaatgatttaatatacatatgagtATCTGCAGAATGAGCATCTAGTATTGGGAATTTAACTAATAGAATTAATACACACCATGCGCTAGACAATCGTGAACTTTGTGGCGAATACTTAGCGATCAATATGATGATGggttttgctttttctcttctatttattttgtatatttcttgaAAGGTCGACCAGTACAGGAGCCGCTTGTTTGACTGACAACCAACGACTGATTTCCCGGACTTTTAGCCCGACTCTGTCAGCGTATCACCCCCCCGAGTGTGTTGCTGTCTGGTCGTCTGGTCGAGAGACCCGAGAGCCAATGTCATAGCAATGCGACCAAAgttaacaaagcaaaaaccacaacaaaagcaaaccatGCGCAGTGCTCTGAAGTTTTTCAAGAAGTTTCATGTTCCATGTAGTAGCTTCCTCGACCCCACAACCAACTCAACCCCTCTTAACCCCCCGCATTTCTCAACCCCTACAGTTGAGGTGggtttgttgtatttgtttttgttaggCAACGCGTCGACTACGTCGACTACCGGAAAACATTTGAGGCGAGCTGTTTCTTTTCcttatttttggcttttcttttctgtttcctcttttctttttcttttttgaggTTACCTGGTAGTTTCTGGTTAACGGGAATTGTAGGCGTGCGACCCCATCGTCTTTTAAACTGTGCTACAAAGGAACTTCTTCACTCGGAGAAAGGGTAAACCAACAATAAAGAACGCAACAAAACTGGGGAAGATAGTCAAACTGGTGCAGCAGTGCAATAAGCATGCCGAATGGGGGGGAAATGGGGGAATgggaaatggaatggaatggtgTTGGGGTTACGACTCGTAACGTTGTTATATCAAATTCATTATGGGTTATTAACGATTGGTATTCCGTGGTGCAATTACGCCATGTTATGCTCAGGTATTATGGCTTTGAAACTTGaattaattatgacaaaagttcttcttttttactgccttaattgataaataaatatttaatgaagtccaattaaaaatgaattcaactGTAGACAAACgtatgtaatttaattaaagataGTTTGCATTCATAAAGGGgagaaaataattataatattgtgtaattttttattacgATTGATGTTATAAAATCATTTTGGTGTTTCggtatttaattcttttcaattcaattaaatatatgcaatTTCGTTAAACATTAATCACTAAGAATAAGTGAAG
This window of the Drosophila albomicans strain 15112-1751.03 chromosome 2L, ASM965048v2, whole genome shotgun sequence genome carries:
- the LOC117564495 gene encoding cyclin-dependent kinase-like 1 isoform X4; protein product: MKMFEISKLFSLRRPQGSSKMDRYEKLSRLGEGSYGVVYKCRDRETGALVAVKRFVESEDDPAIRKIALREIRLLKNLKHPNLVSLLEVFRRKRRLHLVFEFCELTVLHELERHPQGCPEPLTKQICYQTLLGVAYCHKQGCLHRDIKPENILLTAQGQVKLCDFGFARMLSPGENYTDYVATRWYRAPELLVGDTQYGTPVDVWAIGCLFAELVRGEALWPGRSDVDQLYLIRKTLGDLLPRHIQIFGQNEYFKGITLPVPPTLEPLEDKMPAKALQNPLTIDVLKKCLDKDPAKRWSCDKLIKHSYFDDYIAKQREQEHINSLEAATLRQQQLASQQFMLATAAQQLQTGAAQAAAIAAARDKSKTSNTSLPLLPSNQHHHHTHQDYVKLQPLNKNAAMLHRTEHHLPTI
- the LOC117564495 gene encoding cyclin-dependent kinase-like 1 isoform X3; its protein translation is MWQIRQILARWIPTRPQGSSKMDRYEKLSRLGEGSYGVVYKCRDRETGALVAVKRFVESEDDPAIRKIALREIRLLKNLKHPNLVSLLEVFRRKRRLHLVFEFCELTVLHELERHPQGCPEPLTKQICYQTLLGVAYCHKQGCLHRDIKPENILLTAQGQVKLCDFGFARMLSPGENYTDYVATRWYRAPELLVGDTQYGTPVDVWAIGCLFAELVRGEALWPGRSDVDQLYLIRKTLGDLLPRHIQIFGQNEYFKGITLPVPPTLEPLEDKMPAKALQNPLTIDVLKKCLDKDPAKRWSCDKLIKHSYFDDYIAKQREQEHINSLEAATLRQQQLASQQFMLATAAQQLQTGAAQAAAIAAARDKSKTSNTSLPLLPSNQHHHHTHQDYVKLQPLNKNAAMLHRTEHHLPTI
- the LOC117564495 gene encoding cyclin-dependent kinase-like 1 isoform X1, with translation MCSCQSNNIINILCAQCKAMRRANIKRGQCLSLRPQGSSKMDRYEKLSRLGEGSYGVVYKCRDRETGALVAVKRFVESEDDPAIRKIALREIRLLKNLKHPNLVSLLEVFRRKRRLHLVFEFCELTVLHELERHPQGCPEPLTKQICYQTLLGVAYCHKQGCLHRDIKPENILLTAQGQVKLCDFGFARMLSPGENYTDYVATRWYRAPELLVGDTQYGTPVDVWAIGCLFAELVRGEALWPGRSDVDQLYLIRKTLGDLLPRHIQIFGQNEYFKGITLPVPPTLEPLEDKMPAKALQNPLTIDVLKKCLDKDPAKRWSCDKLIKHSYFDDYIAKQREQEHINSLEAATLRQQQLASQQFMLATAAQQLQTGAAQAAAIAAARDKSKTSNTSLPLLPSNQHHHHTHQDYVKLQPLNKNAAMLHRTEHHLPTI
- the LOC117564495 gene encoding cyclin-dependent kinase-like 1 isoform X5, with translation MDRYEKLSRLGEGSYGVVYKCRDRETGALVAVKRFVESEDDPAIRKIALREIRLLKNLKHPNLVSLLEVFRRKRRLHLVFEFCELTVLHELERHPQGCPEPLTKQICYQTLLGVAYCHKQGCLHRDIKPENILLTAQGQVKLCDFGFARMLSPGENYTDYVATRWYRAPELLVGDTQYGTPVDVWAIGCLFAELVRGEALWPGRSDVDQLYLIRKTLGDLLPRHIQIFGQNEYFKGITLPVPPTLEPLEDKMPAKALQNPLTIDVLKKCLDKDPAKRWSCDKLIKHSYFDDYIAKQREQEHINSLEAATLRQQQLASQQFMLATAAQQLQTGAAQAAAIAAARDKSKTSNTSLPLLPSNQHHHHTHQDYVKLQPLNKNAAMLHRTEHHLPTI
- the LOC117564495 gene encoding cyclin-dependent kinase-like 1 isoform X2, whose protein sequence is MDKWFGEKRLWLFGNHLPLLPRRPQGSSKMDRYEKLSRLGEGSYGVVYKCRDRETGALVAVKRFVESEDDPAIRKIALREIRLLKNLKHPNLVSLLEVFRRKRRLHLVFEFCELTVLHELERHPQGCPEPLTKQICYQTLLGVAYCHKQGCLHRDIKPENILLTAQGQVKLCDFGFARMLSPGENYTDYVATRWYRAPELLVGDTQYGTPVDVWAIGCLFAELVRGEALWPGRSDVDQLYLIRKTLGDLLPRHIQIFGQNEYFKGITLPVPPTLEPLEDKMPAKALQNPLTIDVLKKCLDKDPAKRWSCDKLIKHSYFDDYIAKQREQEHINSLEAATLRQQQLASQQFMLATAAQQLQTGAAQAAAIAAARDKSKTSNTSLPLLPSNQHHHHTHQDYVKLQPLNKNAAMLHRTEHHLPTI